One segment of Panulirus ornatus isolate Po-2019 chromosome 33, ASM3632096v1, whole genome shotgun sequence DNA contains the following:
- the LOC139759518 gene encoding vitelline membrane outer layer protein 1-like — protein sequence MNLASLPIFLIGFSCVLGVAEEQQQQQQEEKKKEDAALKPRRLVTKSLVLNNGLPWGSWGDLEYCADGSFAVDMEVKFKKYRLLDRDETALNAVKLYCATPDLHQTGYVMSTEGREGRWQGMRVCSSGFLTGMRAKVLTPQGIFRDDVAVQNLQVECDYSPEVLTGVDDHPHHHLEGDDAATAKKIPDGDWSLWSQCSNGTAICGIQVRYDSPNKPIDDAAVSDITMFCCALEELH from the exons ATGAACCTCGCCTCTCTACCCATCTTCCTCATAGGGTTCTCCTGCGTCTTGGGAGTCGCAG aggaacagcagcagcagcagcaggaggagaagaagaaggaggatgcAGCACTCAAGCCACGTCGTCTGGTCACCAAATCCCTGGTACTGAACAATGGGTTGCCCTGGGGCTCCTGGGGCGACCTGGAGTACTGCGCTGACGGCAGCTTCGCTGTCgatatggaggtgaag TTCAAGAAGTATAGGTTGCTCGATAGGGACGAGACGGCTCTGAACGCCGTCAAGCTCTACTGTGCTACCCCCGACCTGCACCAAACGGGTTACGTCATGTCCACCGAGGGACGGGAGGGCAGGTGGCAAG GGATGCGTGTGTGCAGCAGTGGGTTCCTGACGGGGATGCGAGCCAAGGTGCTGACGCCCCAGGGCATCTTCCGCGACGACGTGGCCGTCCAGAACCTCCAGGTGGAGTGTGACTACAGCCCCGAGGTGCTAACCGGCGTCGAtgaccatcctcaccaccatctcgAAGGCGATGACGCCGCTACCGCCAAAAAG ATCCCTGATGGCGACTGGAGTCTGTGGTCTCAGTGCTCCAACGGTACGGCCATATGTGGTATTCAG GTTCGCTACGACTCCCCCAACAAGCCGATAGACGACGCTGCCGTGTCGGACATAACCATGTTCTGCTGTGCCTTGGAAGAACTCCACTGA
- the LOC139759515 gene encoding vitelline membrane outer layer protein 1-like — protein sequence MNTTAFLVTLLGCFLLAKATEEQQQEEEEVEYEELGEVPVPRRLVTKSLVLNNGLPWGSWGPVEYCEDGSFAVDMEIKFEPYDLLDTDETALNAVKLYCATPDMHQRGYITSTEGANGQWQGMRFCEDGYLTGMRAQVLKSQGVIGDDVAVQNLEMECNYGPSTVVGVQGTAARFPKGDWSQWSRCANGSAICGIETRVEAVSLVNDDTGATDLTMFCCSLKD from the exons ATGAACACCACCGCCTTTCTTGTCACTCTCTTGGGCTGCTTCCTCCTGGCGAAGGCCACAG aggagcagcagcaggaggaggaggaggtggaatatGAGGAGCTGGGGGAGGTTCCTGTGCCTCGTCGTCTGGTCACCAAGTCTCTGGTGCTGAACAACGGGTTGCCGTGGGGATCCTGGGGTCCTGTGGAGTACTGTGAGGACGGCAGCTTCGCCGTTGACATGGAGATCAAG TTCGAGCCGTACGACCTGCTTGACACGGACGAGACAGCACTGAACGCCGTCAAGCTCTATTGCGCTACTCCCGACATGCACCAGAGGGGCTACATCACATCCACTGAGGGGGCCAACGGCCAATGGCAAG GGATGCGGTTCTGCGAAGATGGGTACCTGACAGGGATGCGGGCGCAGGTGCTGAAGTCACAGGGCGTCATCGGCGACGACGTGGCAGTGCAGAACCTGGAGATGGAGTGTAACTACGGCCCCAGCACTGTCGTTGGCGTTCAGGGAACCGCCGCCAGG TTCCCGAAGGGGGACTGGAGCCAGTGGTCTCGCTGTGCTAATGGCTCAGCTATTTGTGGTATTGAG ACGCGGGTGGAGGCTGTCAGCCTTGTGAATGACGACACAGGCGCCACTGATCTAACCATGTTCTGCTGCTCCCTGAAGGACTGA
- the LOC139759519 gene encoding vitelline membrane outer layer protein 1-like, giving the protein MNAVAVLAILACCLLAAAENSLETGQDSSKTTTPEDLRRNFTAELKLNNGLAWGSWGPAEFCEDGSYVYAFEIKYEAYSSVDDTGVNGVKLYCRNEHEHDTGYVTSTIGQYGYWQGMRICSNGFITGMRGNVLEPQGLFGDDVAVENLEMRCNHSPEIHTGFSGIPTFPLGKWSAWSECPTDSRVCGLTLRYEDPVVADDAATTDMIMYCC; this is encoded by the exons ATGAACGCCGTGGCTGTGCTTGCCATCCTTGCTTGCTGCCTGCTGGCGGCTGCTG AAAATTCCCTCGAGACCGGGCAAGATTCCTCGAAGACCACGACACCTGAAGACCTCCGGAGGAACTTCACGGCAGAGCTCAAGCTCAACAATGGGCTGGCGTGGGGGTCGTGGGGCCCTGCCGAGTTCTGTGAGGACGGGAGTTACGTCTACGCCTTTGAGATTAAG TATGAGGCTTATAGCTCCGTAGACGACACGGGCGTGAACGGCGTGAAGCTCTACTGCAGGAACGAACATGAGCACGACACTGGCTACGTCACCTCCACCATCGGCCAGTACGGTTATTGGCAAG GGATGCGCATCTGTAGCAATGGATTCATAACGGGGATGAGAGGCAACGTCCTGGAGCCTCAGGGACTCTTCGGCGACGACGTGGCCGTGGAGAACTTAGAGATGCGATGCAACCACAGCCCTGAAATCCACACCGGGTTTTCCGGCATCCCTACG TTCCCGTTGGGGAAGTGGAGTGCGTGGAGCGAGTGTCCCACCGACTCCCGCGTCTGTGGCCTCACG CTTCGCTATGAGGACCCCGTCGTGGCTGACGATGCCGCCACAACGGACATGATTATGTACTGCTGCTAA